In Paenarthrobacter sp. GOM3, a single window of DNA contains:
- a CDS encoding AsnC family protein codes for MEVGRMKTLVGSMDGMGPAEALYAVAELQKEVGRTEASLVRSARQSGLSWEAIALCLGVSKQAVHKKYGKQ; via the coding sequence ATGGAGGTGGGCCGCATGAAAACGCTTGTGGGATCGATGGACGGAATGGGCCCCGCGGAGGCGCTCTACGCCGTGGCGGAACTGCAGAAGGAAGTAGGCCGCACTGAGGCCTCGCTGGTTCGGTCGGCCCGGCAATCGGGGTTGTCCTGGGAAGCGATCGCCCTTTGCCTGGGCGTCAGCAAGCAGGCCGTACACAAGAAATACGGAAAGCAGTAG
- a CDS encoding helix-turn-helix transcriptional regulator, whose protein sequence is MKRAERLHALSEMLRRSGGRGISAERLAGELAVSVRTVKRDLDALENSGAPLWSRPGPGGGYGLAAGATLPPVSLSSAQAVALMAAVSAASDAPYADLAAAGIRKIMDVLDPRTRARADELAHRVWVNTLPSPSRAIRSALEEAMAEQRVLRIRYTAMDGTTTTRDVEPVLFACTNGQWYLVGWCRLRNAMRWFTVARIERASVTKLACDGHTVQEVGEPPANARPVHGRSE, encoded by the coding sequence GTGAAGCGAGCCGAACGACTCCACGCCCTGTCGGAAATGCTCCGCCGCAGCGGAGGGCGGGGGATCTCCGCCGAACGGCTGGCAGGAGAGCTTGCGGTATCCGTTCGTACGGTCAAGAGAGACCTCGATGCGCTGGAGAACAGCGGTGCGCCCCTGTGGTCCCGCCCTGGTCCGGGAGGCGGCTACGGGTTGGCTGCAGGTGCCACCCTGCCACCTGTCAGTCTCTCTTCTGCACAGGCGGTGGCGCTGATGGCGGCTGTGTCCGCCGCATCGGACGCACCCTACGCGGATCTGGCCGCAGCCGGCATCCGGAAAATCATGGACGTCCTTGATCCCAGGACCCGGGCCAGAGCCGACGAGCTGGCCCACCGCGTCTGGGTGAATACGCTTCCCTCACCTTCGCGCGCAATCAGGTCGGCGCTGGAAGAGGCAATGGCCGAGCAGCGCGTGCTCCGGATTCGCTACACCGCGATGGACGGGACCACCACCACCCGCGATGTCGAACCCGTACTATTTGCCTGCACGAACGGCCAGTGGTACCTGGTTGGATGGTGCCGGCTGCGCAACGCAATGCGATGGTTCACCGTTGCGCGCATCGAGCGGGCCAGTGTGACCAAATTGGCCTGCGACGGTCATACCGTCCAGGAGGTCGGGGAACCCCCGGCGAATGCCAGGCCGGTGCACGGTCGCAGTGAGTGA
- a CDS encoding arylsulfatase has product MNQPNVILICVDEWRGDCLSSDGHPFVETPHLDELARQGVRFSKGYSATPSCVPARAALFTGQSQERHGRVGYNDGVPFHAVHPVTVQDEFRKGGYHTQAIGKMHVWPERSRLGFDDVILHDGYLHHARREHRQHFGMFDDYVPWLRRQPGMGPDAEYFDHGVNCNSIVARPWDKAENLHPTHWIGTQAIEWMHRRDPVKPFFLYLSFHRPHPPYDPPSWAFEQYLNLPAYEAVKGNWEQHWDEHRQDGDYQASYGKVPDHVVHRARAGYYGLMAQIDLQINRIKESLADFELLDNTVIAFTSDHGEMMGDHHMFRKAVPYEGSARVPFIIADSPAVETAARGTVVEHVVELRDIMPTLLDLAGLPIPDSVDGKSLASIVRGESTLAVRDILHGEHVYWGQNLHWLTDGHHKYIWGSGRGTEELFNLDADPQERTNLAEETANQGELQLWRERMVETLRDREEGYVVNGELTPGAPVVAMLRHAREKAAAAMAQASSY; this is encoded by the coding sequence GTGAACCAGCCCAACGTCATCCTGATCTGCGTCGATGAGTGGCGGGGCGACTGCCTGTCCTCGGACGGGCACCCCTTCGTGGAAACTCCCCACCTGGACGAGTTGGCCAGGCAGGGCGTCCGCTTCTCCAAAGGCTATTCTGCTACCCCATCGTGCGTTCCAGCGCGCGCAGCGCTCTTCACGGGGCAATCACAGGAACGGCATGGCCGGGTTGGCTACAACGACGGCGTACCTTTCCATGCAGTCCACCCGGTGACGGTACAGGACGAGTTCCGAAAAGGTGGATACCACACGCAGGCCATCGGAAAGATGCACGTATGGCCCGAACGTTCCCGGCTCGGTTTCGACGACGTCATCCTTCACGACGGATACCTCCACCATGCCCGCCGGGAGCACCGACAACATTTCGGCATGTTTGACGATTACGTCCCCTGGCTCCGGAGGCAACCCGGAATGGGCCCGGACGCCGAATACTTCGACCACGGCGTCAACTGCAACTCAATTGTCGCCCGGCCGTGGGACAAGGCAGAGAATCTCCATCCCACGCATTGGATCGGCACCCAGGCCATCGAATGGATGCACCGGCGGGACCCCGTAAAGCCCTTTTTCCTCTACCTTTCGTTCCACCGCCCGCATCCCCCGTACGACCCGCCGTCGTGGGCCTTTGAGCAGTACCTCAACCTTCCTGCCTATGAGGCAGTCAAGGGCAACTGGGAACAGCATTGGGACGAGCACCGCCAGGATGGCGACTACCAGGCCAGCTACGGCAAGGTTCCGGACCACGTCGTGCACCGTGCCCGGGCGGGATATTACGGGCTGATGGCCCAGATCGACCTGCAAATCAATCGGATCAAAGAGTCGCTGGCTGACTTCGAACTGCTGGACAACACCGTTATCGCCTTTACCAGCGACCACGGCGAAATGATGGGCGACCACCACATGTTCCGTAAGGCAGTTCCGTACGAAGGCTCCGCCCGCGTGCCGTTCATCATCGCCGACTCTCCTGCCGTTGAAACCGCAGCGCGGGGAACAGTAGTGGAGCACGTGGTGGAACTCCGGGACATCATGCCCACGCTATTGGACCTCGCCGGGCTGCCGATCCCGGACTCCGTCGATGGAAAGTCGCTTGCGTCGATCGTCCGAGGTGAAAGCACCCTGGCCGTCCGTGACATCCTGCACGGCGAGCACGTCTACTGGGGGCAGAACCTGCACTGGCTCACGGACGGGCACCATAAATACATTTGGGGTTCCGGTCGGGGAACGGAAGAATTGTTCAACCTCGACGCCGATCCCCAGGAGCGCACCAACCTCGCCGAGGAAACTGCCAACCAGGGCGAACTGCAGTTGTGGCGTGAACGCATGGTGGAAACGCTGCGGGACCGCGAAGAAGGCTACGTGGTTAACGGCGAACTCACACCTGGCGCTCCAGTGGTGGCCATGTTGCGGCATGCCAGGGAAAAGGCAGCGGCGGCCATGGCCCAGGCCTCGTCCTACTGA
- a CDS encoding alpha/beta fold hydrolase, with protein sequence MSTDTSRPIILIAGHWLGAWAWDEVLEHLKTDDARAIAMTLPGLDADDPERTARTLDDQATAILGAIGHHDQPVILVAHSGANAPVSLVIDRHPGLVHRVVWVDSGPVAPGSVFAPDLPDGLAELPLPSFDVLAQQASLEGLNAEVLERFRARAVPEPGPVLRQPVKLTNEARRNVRTTLVCCSIPGAQVLELARTGHAMFAEVAELEHLDVIDLPTGHWPMWSRPRDLAMAIHAAASQTN encoded by the coding sequence ATGTCAACAGATACGAGCCGTCCGATCATCCTCATTGCCGGCCACTGGCTGGGCGCCTGGGCGTGGGATGAAGTCCTTGAACACTTGAAAACCGACGATGCCCGCGCCATCGCGATGACGCTGCCTGGCCTCGACGCTGATGACCCGGAGCGCACGGCGAGGACTCTCGACGATCAGGCCACAGCGATCCTGGGCGCCATTGGGCACCACGATCAGCCGGTGATCCTGGTCGCTCACAGTGGGGCCAACGCGCCCGTCAGTCTCGTCATTGACCGACACCCGGGGCTTGTCCACCGGGTGGTGTGGGTTGACTCGGGCCCGGTTGCGCCGGGAAGTGTCTTCGCCCCGGACCTCCCGGACGGTTTGGCGGAGCTTCCGCTACCGTCCTTCGACGTCCTGGCACAGCAGGCGAGCCTGGAAGGCCTGAACGCAGAGGTCCTCGAACGCTTCCGGGCACGGGCCGTCCCCGAGCCCGGCCCCGTGCTTCGTCAGCCCGTCAAGCTCACGAACGAGGCCCGCCGCAACGTCCGGACCACGCTGGTGTGCTGTTCGATCCCGGGCGCGCAGGTGCTTGAGCTGGCCCGAACCGGCCATGCGATGTTTGCCGAAGTCGCGGAACTCGAACACCTCGACGTCATCGACCTCCCGACGGGGCACTGGCCCATGTGGAGCCGTCCCCGCGACCTCGCCATGGCCATTCACGCTGCGGCTTCCCAAACCAACTGA
- a CDS encoding GNAT family N-acetyltransferase, with translation MLEGDSGDAISIDNDHQWPGDVWLIPLKMLDDDSRAIQLGSVAGMAIDDSQRSFVGDPLRMVLIGLEEDSRFPYVIESGGEAVGVLTLQAGAAGLAGWADDESAWLLRGFLIDSRHQGRGLGSMAARAAVGEARKLTARLGGGQVGVVLSVNERNPAGLAAYAKAGFVDTGRYLGGSAGPQRTMYRELG, from the coding sequence ATGCTCGAAGGTGACTCTGGGGATGCAATTTCAATCGATAATGATCATCAGTGGCCGGGTGACGTCTGGTTGATTCCCCTCAAAATGCTCGACGACGACTCCCGGGCCATACAGTTGGGTTCGGTGGCCGGGATGGCGATCGATGACTCCCAGCGAAGTTTCGTAGGCGACCCCCTCCGCATGGTGCTGATTGGCCTCGAAGAGGATTCGCGGTTTCCCTACGTCATCGAATCCGGTGGAGAGGCAGTGGGAGTCCTGACCCTTCAAGCTGGGGCGGCGGGCCTCGCGGGCTGGGCAGACGATGAGTCGGCATGGTTGCTGAGGGGGTTCCTTATCGACTCCCGGCACCAGGGGCGCGGCCTCGGCTCAATGGCGGCGCGCGCCGCGGTGGGAGAGGCCCGAAAGCTGACGGCGCGGCTGGGTGGCGGCCAGGTCGGCGTCGTACTTTCCGTCAATGAACGCAACCCTGCAGGGTTGGCTGCGTATGCCAAAGCAGGCTTCGTGGACACCGGCCGGTATCTGGGTGGAAGTGCCGGTCCGCAGCGGACCATGTACAGGGAACTGGGCTGA